TGACAGCGTCGACAACGCACGCTCATTCCTGTCGCGCACCGTGCCACTGGACTTCCCACCGTTCGGCGAGCTGCTCGGCTTGATCGGGCAGACGCTCGCCATCGTGACGTGTGCGACTGTCCTCAGCGTGGTGCTGTCGCTGCCGATTGCCCTGCTGGCAGCCAGCAACACGACTCCCGGTCGCAGCTGGCGGGCTGGCAGCCGCGTCGTCATTGTGCTCGCCCGCGCGGTCCCCGACCTGATCCTGGCGATCATCTTCTTCCGGCTCTTCGGACTGGGCGCCATAGCGGGCATCCTGGCGCTAGGTCTGCACTCCATCGGCATGGTCGGCAAGCTGTACGCCGATGCGATCGAACAGATTGACGAAGGACCGCCCAACGCGATCCGAGCGGCCGGCGGCGGACGCCTCCAGCAGATCACCAGCGGCGTCATCCCTCAGGTGATGCCGCAGCTGATCGCTACCGCCCTGCACCGTTTCGACATCAACCTGCGCACCTCGGTGGTGCTGGGCTACGTCGGCGTCACCGGCATCGGCATGGCCATCGCAGATGCCTTGCGCACCATGAACTATCAGCGCGGAATGGCGCTCGCGCTCGTCGTACTCATCCTCTGCATCCTCATCGAGCTGCTGTCCGGCGCGCTCCGCTCGGCACTGCTCGGCGCCGGACGATCCAAAGACCGCGGACGGCTCACCCGCTGGGCCGATCGAGTGTCGCAGGGCTGGGTGAGCGGCTCCGTACCGCCCGCCGAGCCGACGCGCCTCTCACCGCCGTGGACCGGTCAACGAGTCAGCCGCACGGCGTTCTACATCCTCACCGCGATGGTGATCCTGTGGGCGATCTGGGGAGCCGACGTCGACTTTGCGGTATTCGTGCAAGGCCTCGCGAACCTGCCCCAGACCATCGGGCTCTTCCTCCCACCGAGCACGGGCGGCATCATGCCCACCCTGCTTGCCGAACTCGTCGTTACGGTGCAGATCGCCCTGGCCGCAACGTTCTTGGGTCTGATCTTGGCCATTCCGATCGGCGTACTCGCGGCCCGGAACGTCATGCCCAACCCGAGCGTGCACAAAACGGCACGGTTGCTCATCGTGCTGATCCGCGGGATTCCCGAGCTGATCATCGCGATCATCTTCGTGGTCATTACCGGACTCGGCGGTGTGGCCGGTGCCCTGGCACTCGCCATCGGCTCGATCGGCCTGCTCGGCAAGCTCGTCGCCGACTCCCTTGAGGAGACCGACGTGCGCGTGCAAGAGGCAATTCGGGCAACTGGCGCAACGCGCCCTCAGGTGTTCTGGTCTGCGACCGTCCGCCAGGCGGCACCCTCGTTCGTCGCGCACATCCTCTACCAGCTCGACGTCAACATCCGCTCCGCGACGCTGCTCGGCATCGTGGGCGCCGGCGGCATCGGCTTCTACCTGCAAAACGCCGCTCGCGTCTCGCAGTTCGGGGTGGTCACCACGATCATCCTCATCGTGCTGGCCGTCGTGCTCATCGTCGAAGCGATCGCCATCTGGGCCCGCCGCACCGTCAAGTAGCCCGGTTCTCCTGCCGGCCCGCCCGAGCTCGCGTGAAAAATCGCACCCGTAACGGGATGCCTCGTCGATATTCGCCGAGGTACCCCGATCTGGGTGCGATTTTGCACGCCGCTGAGCCCCGCGAACTTGTCCACAGAGTCGGCAACTTGTCCACATTGAGGGCTACAGACCAGGCGCCCCCTGGTCGCCGCAGGCCACCATCGCCGAATGGACGTCCTGGATTTGCTACAGCGCGAGCACCACGGCGTCGCTCGCGCGGGCACGATCATCGCGATCGCCGGGCGGACCGAGATGCTGAGGCTCGTCCGGGTGGGACGGTTGGATCGCGTCTGCCACGGCTGGTATGCCTCGCCTGGGGCTTTTCCACCGGCACGGTTGGCGGTTGCGGCCGGCGGCGCGCTGAGCTGCGTGAGCGCGCTCGCCACGGAGGGGATCTGGGTGCCCGACACTAGGGAGATCCACATCCGCGTCAACGGACACACCCGACGCAATCCGCGAACGAGCTGTCTCAAGGAATGTGCGAATCCTGGGCGAGTACTCCCGACGCCCCGGTCGGTCGATCCTCTCGGCACGGCGCTCGCGACGGCGGCAGGCTGCGTGACCGACGAAGAGCTCGTCGCGATCTGCGACTCGCTGTTGTATCGCAAGAAATGCGATCGCGACGATCTTGAGCACTGGTTGAAAGACTGCCGGCGATCGGTTCGCGAGCTCATCGACTGGACCGACGGGAGGGCCGAGTCGGGAACCGAGTCCCTCGCTCGATTCCGGTTGGCCCGTCGCGGGTTCAAGGTCCGCCCACAGGTGGGGATCAGCGGCGTCGGGCATGTTGATCTGCTCATCGGCCGCCGTCTGGTCATCGAGGTTGACTCGGTCAGCTACCACACCGACGTTCCGGCGTACAACGAAGATCGCCGGCGCGACCTCATTCTCGCCGGGCTCGGATTCATCGTCGTCCGGCTCACCTATGAGCATGTGATGTACGGCTGGGACACCGTGCTGCCGAACATCCTGGCTATCACGCAACGGCGCGACCACCTCCGGGACCCACGAGGTTTCGCACGGCGTTAACGCGCAAAATCGCACCCGTCGCGGGGTATCTCGTCGATATTCGCCGAGGTACCCGATCTGGGTGCGATTTTGCACGGCCGAGTGTGGCAAGCGACGTCAGCGAGTTGTCACGAACAAGCGGCGGGCGAGTTTAGGTGGAGTTCACCTTCTCGCACCCCGCGCCTGCCTCGACGCTCACGCCACACCGGCACGCTAAGCGATGTGACTGACCACGACTTCACCCGAGAAGAGATCGCCGGGCTGCTTGCGCAGGCCGATCGCGATGCCGTCGTCGCACTCGCCGACGAGATCATCGCCGCCCTGGACGATCCAGCGCAGTGTCGCATCACTCGCGCTCCGCAGGTCGGCGCCATCCAGGTGCAGGTGCGCGAGCCGATCGCTGCCCACCGGTTCGTGATCGCTGACGCCCTCGCCACCAACGTCGAGGTCCGGTTGGGCGATCAGGGCGGCTGGGCGATCCGGCTCGGTGACGACGCGACCGCCGTGACCGCCCAGGCCATCTGCGACGCCGAGTACGCCGCCTCCGGCGAGTACGCCGGCCAGATCGCCACGTTGTGCCGCTCGACTGCCCAACAGATCGCACACGACCGCGCGGCACACTGGCGCGATCTGCAGCCCACCATCGTCGAGTTTGAGGAGGTGCACTGATGCGCGCATTGACCGCATCCGAGGCGCAGCAGACTTTTCGCGCCTGCCTGGACGCCTTTGCCCACCCTGGTCGCCCGATCCCCATCGACCGCTCACCCCTGCCAGCTACCGTTCCTGCTGCCTACCTGCCGCTGCTGGCGCTCACCGACTTGATGAGCCCCATCGCAGCCCTCGACGACAACGCACTCATCTCCGAGCTGTCGATCGTCACCGGCGCGCCGATCGGCGCATTGGCCGAAGCTCGCTGGGTCGCCTCGACGTCCACGCCCGATTCCGCCGCGCTTCGCCGGCTCAACCCCGGTACGGCGCTCTACCCCGAGCGCGGTGCGGTCCTGTGCCAGCAGGTTGATGGGTTCGAGCCCACCGACCGGGTGCTCGAACTCGACGGGCCGGGGATCGCCGGCACGGCAAGGATCTCGCTCGACCTGCTCGACGACGCGGTCCTGGAAGCACGCGCCGCACTCGTCGACTATCCCTGCGGCATCGACCTGCTGCTGGTATCCGACGAGGCGATCCTCGGCATCCCTCGCACCACCCACATCAGTGTCCGGGCTCCTCTGGAGGCGACCGCATGACTTACGCCGGAACAAACAAGGGAGGCACGGCGGCGATCGTCGCTGCCGAACGCCTCGTCACGCGCAACCGGGTCGCGGCCTTCCGCGACGGGACGAGCATCCCTCCCGAGCAGGTCATCGCCACCTTCCGAGCGAGCCTCGACCGC
The nucleotide sequence above comes from Epidermidibacterium keratini. Encoded proteins:
- a CDS encoding DUF559 domain-containing protein; the encoded protein is MDVLDLLQREHHGVARAGTIIAIAGRTEMLRLVRVGRLDRVCHGWYASPGAFPPARLAVAAGGALSCVSALATEGIWVPDTREIHIRVNGHTRRNPRTSCLKECANPGRVLPTPRSVDPLGTALATAAGCVTDEELVAICDSLLYRKKCDRDDLEHWLKDCRRSVRELIDWTDGRAESGTESLARFRLARRGFKVRPQVGISGVGHVDLLIGRRLVIEVDSVSYHTDVPAYNEDRRRDLILAGLGFIVVRLTYEHVMYGWDTVLPNILAITQRRDHLRDPRGFARR
- a CDS encoding phosphonate C-P lyase system protein PhnG, translated to MTDHDFTREEIAGLLAQADRDAVVALADEIIAALDDPAQCRITRAPQVGAIQVQVREPIAAHRFVIADALATNVEVRLGDQGGWAIRLGDDATAVTAQAICDAEYAASGEYAGQIATLCRSTAQQIAHDRAAHWRDLQPTIVEFEEVH
- the phnH gene encoding phosphonate C-P lyase system protein PhnH, which produces MRALTASEAQQTFRACLDAFAHPGRPIPIDRSPLPATVPAAYLPLLALTDLMSPIAALDDNALISELSIVTGAPIGALAEARWVASTSTPDSAALRRLNPGTALYPERGAVLCQQVDGFEPTDRVLELDGPGIAGTARISLDLLDDAVLEARAALVDYPCGIDLLLVSDEAILGIPRTTHISVRAPLEATA